From a region of the Dictyostelium discoideum AX4 chromosome 2 chromosome, whole genome shotgun sequence genome:
- a CDS encoding coiled-coil family protein, whose amino-acid sequence MTLFSSITSISKTNTSSKSSLNSFSGSSLSMGSNSVACGGCDKPAAGAAILANIDIKAKVDLSLSAAAAASAKCGACH is encoded by the exons atgacaCTCTTTT CTTCAATTACCTCAATCTCAAAAACTAACACTTCATCAAAATCAAGTTTAAATTCTTTCAGTggttcatcattatcaatggGTTCAAACAGTGTTGCATGTGGTGGATGTGATAAACCAGCAGCAGGTGCAGCAATCCTTGCAAACATTGATATTAAAGCCAAAGTTGATCTCTCACTTTCAGCTGCTGCCGCTGCCTCTGCAAAATGTGGTGCTtgtcattaa
- a CDS encoding hssA/2C/7E family protein, with the protein MTLFSSITSISKTNTSSKSSVNSLSGSSLSMGSNSVACGGCDKPAAGAAILANIDIKAKVDLSLSAAAAASAKCGACH; encoded by the exons atgacACTTTTct cTTCTATTACTTCAATCTCAAAAACTAACACTTCATCAAAATCAAGTGTAAATTCTCTCAGTggttcatcattatcaatggGTTCAAACAGTGTTGCATGTGGTGGATGTGATAAACCAGCAGCAGGTGCAGCAATCCTTGCAAACATTGATATTAAAGCAAAAGTTGATCTCTCACTTTCAGCTGCTGCCGCTGCCTCTGCAAAATGTGGTGCTtgtcattaa